ATTTCTCATCAGCACATCGGCACCTACGCCAGTTCCAAAAAACACGCCCAATGCGATTTCGTCATCGTATCCAGAAAGTGTGGACAGTTCCCCTGCAAGCAATAATTTTGTATCGTGTCCTATATAAATAGGGCATACAAGATTACCCCTCAGCTCAGAAGCCAGCATATGTCCAGTAAGGGCGGGAATATTGTTACACATAAGAACTTGATCATTATCAGGAGCAACCACTCCAGGTAGTCCAATGACTATACCAATCGGATAGATACCACTTTTCTCGATATACTCATGTAGCAAGCGCTTGAGCACGGCCAAAGCATCAGAACCATTGAGCATTGAAGTCCAGTACTCTTGTGTTTTATTAGGAATTTCGCTTGTATGAAGGCCAACGAATGACATGCGAATGCGCGTACCTCCAATATCAGCTACAAGCAAATATTTTTTATCCATATCCCTTATTCCCCACTCTCACTCATGCCAATATAGGCAAGGACTCGTTCTACTCTTTCATCAAGAAGTTCCGGATTATCTGTCTCAAGCTGTAAAAAGGGAACTGTCAAAGGTTCGGCATTCTTTTTCAGTGAATAATAAAGATCCATATCTCTGTTTTTCGCCAAATGCTGGTCCTGATCTTTTACAATTCTCACCCTTGCTGTTTCTTCACTGCAGGTGCAGTACACAAATTTACAAGGTGCGTGAATCCGGTTTACAAACTCAAGCAATACATCAACTTGTTTTTTAGAAGAGAACGTTCGCCCATCGATAAAAATTACATGTTTGGGATCTTTGGCCAGAAGATATTCAATCGCTTGAAAAATCACTTGCATACACAAGTCGTTTTG
The sequence above is drawn from the uncultured Sphaerochaeta sp. genome and encodes:
- a CDS encoding ATP-binding protein; this encodes MIVALAGLPGSGKSFLAEEILRRNPGFVLFNKDTVRDVLFPKGLTDFSSAQNDLCMQVIFQAIEYLLAKDPKHVIFIDGRTFSSKKQVDVLLEFVNRIHAPCKFVYCTCSEETARVRIVKDQDQHLAKNRDMDLYYSLKKNAEPLTVPFLQLETDNPELLDERVERVLAYIGMSESGE